The following proteins come from a genomic window of Polaribacter dokdonensis:
- a CDS encoding DUF5677 domain-containing protein — protein sequence MEIEELRRQCKHFFWCDTIPICQELLDVYANFFFEAVVNHNYDKVDSQADADARMVLQMMMTKVLHLKNVLNGVDFTSKKGKTLNNIIDPTIVASLIRNIYETTGMFNLIYHEPKTKDEKQIKYLLWVHAGLSYRNRFDGVITLQENKDKMEDELKQMESIRKEIEQNPLFRSMDEKNQGKIRTMIKKKDYLIKFNGNQVSFLSWRELVKVMDIKGDKLDQIYTYFSLYAHPSNVAVFQFKDMFGKNESAYKNMVIFNLQTAFMMLSIFIADYIKAFPKVLKTYEKMGLVEQIVINFHNRLARGGNYDINESWKATEEI from the coding sequence ATGGAAATTGAAGAATTAAGACGACAATGTAAACACTTTTTTTGGTGTGATACAATTCCTATTTGTCAAGAATTATTGGATGTTTACGCTAACTTTTTCTTCGAGGCAGTAGTTAATCATAATTATGACAAAGTTGATTCACAAGCAGATGCTGACGCAAGAATGGTTTTGCAAATGATGATGACTAAAGTACTACACTTAAAGAATGTACTAAATGGAGTTGATTTTACATCTAAAAAAGGGAAAACATTAAATAATATCATTGACCCAACTATTGTTGCTTCATTAATTCGGAACATCTACGAAACTACAGGTATGTTCAATTTGATTTATCACGAACCAAAAACCAAAGATGAAAAGCAAATTAAATATTTACTTTGGGTTCACGCTGGACTTTCTTATCGAAACAGATTTGATGGAGTAATTACGCTTCAAGAAAATAAAGATAAGATGGAAGATGAATTAAAGCAAATGGAATCAATCCGAAAAGAAATTGAACAAAATCCGCTTTTCCGAAGTATGGATGAAAAAAATCAAGGAAAAATTCGAACAATGATTAAAAAAAAGGATTACTTAATTAAATTCAATGGTAATCAAGTGTCCTTTTTGAGTTGGAGAGAATTAGTAAAAGTAATGGATATTAAAGGTGATAAACTTGACCAAATTTATACTTACTTTTCCCTTTATGCACATCCATCAAACGTCGCTGTTTTTCAATTTAAGGATATGTTTGGTAAAAATGAAAGTGCTTATAAAAATATGGTGATTTTTAATTTACAAACTGCTTTTATGATGTTGAGTATTTTTATTGCTGACTACATTAAAGCTTTTCCAAAAGTATTAAAAACCTATGAAAAAATGGGACTTGTGGAACAAATTGTAATTAACTTTCACAATAGATTAGCGAGAGGTGGAAATTATGACATTAATGAATCTTGGAAAGCAACAGAGGAAATTTAA
- a CDS encoding DUF262 domain-containing protein, translating into MYEIRPESLKSFIEDTNIKLPRFQRKQTWDDKKNFQLCISIFKEYPLGVSILNVEDNGGLKTRWLLDGRQRRNALTKFYRDPENVYLWAKKFIGLKATDQLLDIDEKFWKKINEYLEEDELNEEVDENSNSEYIGVENLDQDELNETEQKYDKSKTGLELLLHIIKLTHNKSTKYSGFTRPFDFTKEIPNLPYSIVNENGKKVLSSLKLKSFISEYKNYCSNDSLDYTLEESFEQFMKYRFSFDDKTQRNIELKISQRWDNIFERIDILDKINNLYLNSKIGLIEVKNLKSVDAQKIFNIINSEGTKLSAVEILSAKPSWNVVIKNPNEPQINAIKDLYKTINVINEDIVKWDLPATLLNRIEYCNLFFKEFNENSKTDFSKSITLGFKILAGKYQNGVTKDDIDKLGRNKNIHWESEFEEFVGDLNTVSKLILSSDYFKYLKSWKFSIITQLSDAISINFILLTYKDWVRKGKPIGNDLRVKQLQKNAFSILDNSIYEYVTKIWRGSSDSKISRNLAEFNNQHDIIKPISDNKWNSLLNEILEDSTIDGNPINQGLVQPILYHFYAISKIQGPDTNYKIEVDHIIPQSLFKASTIENKEVIVHNIFNLALLPKDENVSKSNKKLTEITNEWLIDEIKKYEFIDLSDFRKYSDLNNLNELKELRGEIILNAFKDKRNNILNN; encoded by the coding sequence ATGTACGAAATCCGACCAGAATCATTAAAAAGCTTTATAGAAGATACTAACATTAAACTTCCAAGATTTCAGAGAAAACAAACTTGGGATGACAAAAAGAACTTTCAACTATGTATTAGTATATTTAAAGAGTACCCTCTAGGAGTAAGTATTCTAAATGTGGAAGATAATGGTGGTTTAAAAACAAGATGGTTGTTAGATGGTAGACAAAGAAGAAATGCTCTTACTAAATTCTACCGAGACCCTGAAAATGTTTATTTATGGGCAAAAAAATTCATAGGCTTAAAAGCAACTGATCAACTACTCGATATTGATGAAAAGTTTTGGAAAAAAATCAATGAATATCTTGAAGAAGATGAATTAAATGAAGAAGTTGATGAAAATTCAAATTCTGAATATATTGGTGTTGAAAATTTAGATCAAGATGAATTGAATGAAACCGAACAAAAATATGACAAATCTAAAACAGGACTCGAATTATTATTACATATAATAAAATTAACGCATAACAAATCCACTAAATATAGTGGCTTCACTAGACCTTTTGATTTCACAAAAGAAATCCCAAATTTACCATATTCAATTGTTAATGAAAATGGAAAAAAAGTTTTAAGTTCTTTAAAATTAAAATCATTTATTAGTGAATACAAGAATTACTGCTCAAATGATAGCCTAGATTACACATTAGAAGAAAGTTTTGAACAATTCATGAAATATAGATTTTCTTTTGACGATAAAACTCAAAGAAATATTGAATTAAAAATATCACAGCGATGGGATAATATATTCGAGAGAATTGACATATTAGACAAAATAAACAATCTTTACTTAAATTCAAAAATAGGTTTAATCGAAGTTAAAAATTTAAAATCTGTTGATGCTCAGAAAATATTTAATATAATTAACTCTGAAGGAACAAAACTCTCTGCTGTAGAAATCCTTTCTGCAAAGCCGAGTTGGAACGTAGTTATAAAAAACCCGAACGAACCTCAAATTAATGCAATAAAAGACCTTTATAAGACAATTAATGTAATAAATGAAGATATCGTAAAATGGGATTTACCGGCAACATTATTAAATAGGATAGAGTATTGTAATTTATTTTTTAAGGAATTTAATGAAAACTCAAAAACTGATTTTTCAAAATCAATTACTTTAGGGTTTAAAATATTAGCAGGTAAATATCAAAATGGAGTTACAAAAGATGATATTGACAAATTAGGTAGGAACAAAAACATCCATTGGGAATCTGAATTTGAAGAATTTGTCGGTGATCTAAATACAGTATCTAAATTAATTTTAAGTTCAGATTATTTTAAGTATTTAAAATCTTGGAAATTTTCAATTATTACTCAACTAAGTGATGCAATATCTATAAATTTCATTTTATTAACTTATAAAGATTGGGTTAGAAAAGGTAAACCAATTGGAAATGATTTGAGAGTTAAACAACTACAAAAAAATGCATTTAGCATACTGGACAATTCAATATATGAATATGTGACAAAAATTTGGAGAGGTTCGAGTGATTCAAAAATTTCGAGAAACTTAGCTGAATTTAATAATCAACACGACATTATTAAGCCAATTTCGGATAATAAATGGAATTCTCTACTAAATGAAATTTTAGAAGACTCAACAATTGATGGTAATCCAATAAATCAAGGATTGGTTCAACCCATTCTTTATCATTTTTATGCAATATCAAAAATTCAGGGACCAGATACTAATTATAAGATTGAAGTAGATCATATTATACCACAATCATTGTTTAAAGCATCAACAATTGAAAACAAAGAAGTAATTGTTCATAATATATTTAATTTAGCTTTACTACCGAAAGATGAAAATGTCAGTAAGAGTAATAAAAAACTTACAGAAATCACAAATGAATGGTTGATAGATGAGATAAAAAAGTATGAATTTATTGACCTTTCAGATTTCAGAAAATACTCCGACTTAAATAATCTTAATGAACTTAAAGAGCTTAGAGGTGAGATTATTTTAAATGCATTTAAAGATAAACGTAATAACATACTGAACAATTAA
- a CDS encoding PH domain-containing protein, whose amino-acid sequence MKFKSRKNIVFKLMTLFFFGISSFSIYRIFSGGIENYEFEMAEILLLLCTLYILWTYFGTQYELNKTELIYKSGLIRGKIKIESINEVETNKNVWYGIRPATAINGILVKYKKYDDVFISPKNEEKFVSKLLELNNKINISKN is encoded by the coding sequence ATGAAATTTAAAAGTAGGAAAAATATAGTATTTAAATTAATGACTTTATTTTTTTTCGGAATTTCAAGTTTTTCTATTTATCGAATTTTCTCTGGAGGAATTGAAAATTATGAATTTGAAATGGCTGAAATACTCTTATTATTATGTACTTTATATATTTTGTGGACATATTTTGGAACACAATACGAACTAAACAAAACGGAATTAATATATAAATCTGGACTAATTAGAGGGAAAATAAAAATTGAAAGTATAAATGAGGTAGAAACAAATAAAAATGTTTGGTATGGAATAAGACCTGCAACTGCAATAAATGGAATATTAGTAAAATATAAAAAATATGATGATGTTTTTATTAGTCCGAAAAATGAAGAAAAATTCGTTTCAAAATTATTGGAATTGAATAATAAAATAAATATTTCAAAGAACTGA
- a CDS encoding SH3 domain-containing protein produces MKKIFLLTILIFGIISCSSGQKANEKECFYVINVLGAELYEKPSLDSKVIRKIKVGEKIIAKEILKTDQSKKIGDDFYLGGSFIKIQSESIKGFVFSSDLTKIKPLLREVQKSIIIPDIDGKEKSKRIEKRIEKFDNKEYEIEDEITEFENVTYTYTAFNGCFDHIYVYKNLTLNEVYHQLTVNSVVINETKDGNFIEIPRFTEKKGNEYLFEGEGATQDLKIIVNKDGTFTISSYDCT; encoded by the coding sequence ATGAAAAAGATATTTTTACTTACAATATTAATTTTTGGAATTATATCCTGTTCTTCTGGACAAAAAGCGAATGAAAAAGAATGTTTTTATGTAATAAACGTTTTAGGTGCTGAATTATATGAAAAACCTTCATTGGATTCGAAAGTAATTCGAAAAATTAAGGTTGGTGAGAAAATTATTGCGAAAGAGATTCTGAAAACTGATCAATCAAAGAAAATAGGAGATGACTTTTATCTTGGTGGAAGTTTTATTAAAATTCAAAGCGAATCAATTAAAGGTTTTGTTTTTAGTTCTGACTTGACGAAAATAAAACCATTATTGAGAGAAGTTCAAAAGAGCATTATAATTCCTGATATTGATGGGAAAGAAAAAAGTAAACGAATTGAAAAACGAATTGAAAAATTTGACAATAAAGAATATGAAATTGAGGATGAAATAACGGAATTTGAAAATGTGACTTATACTTATACTGCATTCAATGGTTGTTTTGACCACATTTATGTGTATAAGAATTTGACATTGAATGAAGTATATCATCAATTAACAGTTAATAGCGTAGTAATTAACGAAACCAAAGATGGAAACTTTATAGAGATTCCACGTTTTACAGAAAAGAAAGGAAATGAATATCTGTTTGAAGGTGAAGGAGCAACACAAGATTTGAAAATTATTGTAAATAAAGATGGAACATTTACGATTTCATCATATGATTGTACATAA
- a CDS encoding ATPase has protein sequence MNPIYLDTHIHTSANPNEVNEDYDINLLVTKIQEFNGNSDFLISLTDHNMVNKSAYLKAIALNLNIILGVELHIKNYDDCPAYHCHIYFDIKEITEDILDDINKKLDELYPNKEVVKKDPTIPTIQEIINKFDSYEFMLLPHGGQSHATFNTSIPKDTRLDSTLERNVYYNHFEGFTARGDKGLEKTQDYFKKLGINEFVNLITCSDNYTPSTYPNGKDKNPFNPTWMLAKPTFNGLRLSLSEQSRLIYSETKPKFYSENIKSVSHKEENLEIDVELTSGLNVIIGGSSSGKTLLVDSIVKGINKTVEDSIYKQYEIDKINIVNPSGMKPHYLSQNYIMGVVNNISEDKIENIDIIKRAFPGDEDIKTSINNGLREFKKNIISLIDSVKTLEHESKTLQTTPIISRLITRDNLETNIYDNLQSSEVENEKLRFTIGTYDEYVQSLESIDNFLSKYPFIKHDSDLVTKLKSELSDVLKISNKEKQVRNLLEQEQESYNQVLRHSNSEEQTKSQNFIKLLESLKKYVRAYRKFHRTINSISSYTLNFDSEEIESMGHKLYIENDFILSTDKFIEIVNHFLKNKISSFENITPELLFESNFKKQKPKVKDYDDFENRIYNSFEELNKKKYKIITNDGREFDKLSPGWKTSVILDIILGYDKDSAPIIIDQPEDNLATDYINKGLVTAVKKIKSQKQIILVSHNATIPMLADAQNIILCRNENNKLIIKSSPLEGEIEGINVVDLIAKITDGGKSSIKKRVKKYNLKKFSE, from the coding sequence TTGAATCCTATTTACTTAGATACACACATTCACACTTCTGCTAATCCTAATGAAGTAAATGAAGATTATGACATCAATTTATTAGTCACAAAAATTCAAGAATTCAATGGGAATTCCGATTTTTTAATTTCACTAACTGACCATAATATGGTTAATAAGAGTGCTTATCTAAAAGCGATAGCTTTAAACTTAAATATCATTCTTGGTGTAGAATTACATATAAAAAATTATGACGATTGTCCTGCATATCATTGTCATATTTATTTTGACATAAAAGAAATCACGGAAGATATACTTGATGATATAAACAAGAAACTCGATGAATTATATCCCAACAAAGAAGTTGTCAAAAAAGACCCAACTATACCTACAATTCAAGAAATAATTAACAAATTTGATTCTTATGAATTTATGTTATTGCCACACGGTGGACAATCACACGCAACATTTAACACTTCTATACCAAAGGATACGAGATTAGATAGTACTTTAGAAAGAAATGTTTACTACAATCATTTTGAAGGATTTACTGCAAGAGGAGACAAAGGACTTGAAAAAACTCAAGATTATTTCAAAAAACTTGGAATAAACGAATTTGTAAATCTTATCACTTGTAGTGATAATTATACACCATCAACATATCCTAATGGTAAAGACAAAAATCCTTTTAACCCAACTTGGATGCTTGCAAAGCCAACTTTTAATGGCTTAAGATTATCATTATCAGAACAATCTAGATTAATTTATTCGGAAACTAAGCCTAAATTTTATTCAGAGAATATTAAATCTGTTTCTCACAAAGAAGAAAATCTAGAAATAGATGTTGAACTTACCTCTGGGTTAAACGTAATAATCGGAGGTTCATCTAGTGGAAAAACACTACTTGTCGATTCTATCGTCAAAGGTATAAATAAGACTGTAGAAGACTCAATATATAAACAATATGAAATCGATAAGATTAATATTGTAAACCCATCAGGAATGAAACCTCATTACCTCTCTCAAAATTACATTATGGGAGTTGTCAATAATATCAGTGAAGATAAAATTGAAAATATAGATATAATAAAAAGAGCCTTTCCCGGAGATGAAGATATCAAAACAAGTATTAATAATGGTTTACGAGAATTTAAAAAGAATATAATCTCATTAATTGACAGTGTAAAAACTCTTGAACACGAAAGTAAAACATTACAAACTACTCCTATTATTTCAAGGTTAATTACAAGAGATAATTTAGAAACCAATATTTACGACAACCTTCAATCAAGTGAAGTAGAGAATGAAAAATTAAGATTCACAATAGGGACTTATGATGAATATGTTCAATCCTTAGAATCGATAGATAACTTTTTATCTAAATACCCATTTATTAAACACGATTCTGATTTAGTGACTAAACTCAAATCTGAATTGTCAGATGTTTTAAAAATTTCAAATAAGGAAAAACAAGTTAGAAATTTACTTGAGCAAGAGCAAGAGTCATACAATCAAGTATTGAGACATTCAAATTCTGAAGAACAAACTAAAAGTCAAAACTTTATCAAGCTTTTAGAGTCCTTAAAAAAATATGTTAGAGCTTATAGAAAATTTCATAGAACTATAAATTCAATTTCAAGTTATACTCTCAATTTTGATTCAGAGGAAATAGAATCAATGGGGCATAAATTATACATAGAGAATGATTTTATACTAAGTACAGATAAGTTTATTGAAATAGTCAATCATTTTCTAAAAAATAAAATAAGTAGTTTTGAGAATATTACACCTGAATTACTCTTTGAAAGTAACTTTAAAAAACAAAAACCTAAAGTTAAAGATTATGACGATTTCGAAAACAGAATATATAACAGTTTTGAAGAGCTAAATAAGAAGAAATATAAAATCATTACTAATGATGGTCGTGAATTTGATAAACTTAGCCCAGGCTGGAAAACATCAGTAATTCTTGATATAATTCTAGGATATGATAAAGATAGTGCTCCAATAATAATAGACCAACCTGAGGATAATCTGGCAACTGATTACATAAATAAAGGACTTGTTACGGCAGTCAAAAAAATAAAAAGTCAAAAACAAATTATATTAGTTTCTCACAATGCAACAATACCAATGTTAGCTGATGCTCAAAATATAATACTGTGTAGAAATGAAAACAATAAACTAATAATAAAATCTAGTCCTTTAGAAGGCGAAATTGAAGGAATAAATGTCGTTGACCTAATTGCTAAAATTACAGATGGTGGAAAATCTTCAATCAAAAAAAGAGTTAAAAAGTATAACCTCAAAAAATTTAGTGAATAA
- a CDS encoding P-loop ATPase, Sll1717 family produces MTKKEYLNSIGLSANPFQHTNADKESDIIDKYFVSPDYFEDVWGDPENPVSNIVYAPRGAGKTAQRVMIEKRAQPIDNILSITYTEHDLSKFKKIEDVDSSYHLEYLNRLLLLSFFNRLNELHDFQYIYQFSYKERQFIYKLCRIYLFETPASFPNQAINSLKSIEDHATDIWNKFRTPFAEVIKKISKAKGVEVDISKIEFDKKIQLSHKDNLFNIRSFLERVGIDTIYVLVDKVDELSLTGNNPKASYLFISQIIRDLELLETPGMGFKFFLWDELKQYCAKDARPDRVYSYQLKWTVKQIRVMLNKRLSVFSNGKIKDASALFEKKESFGRVIVFSEFSPRDCIRICNRILSEQLKENPNSLKFQPHIVNRAIDMFCKEKVEEIILNQSNLRHLTKINAVSFTIEELVTKKVAADSPAIRNIILPWTKSELLKKIGLVKRKSKKAVNEYAFSDIRMARYANPSLDLDSFIKNKIRRCVVSECKTFAYRDFDKKHYNCLECNTHLIN; encoded by the coding sequence ATGACAAAAAAAGAATATCTTAATTCAATTGGACTTTCAGCTAATCCTTTTCAACATACTAATGCTGATAAAGAAAGTGATATAATAGATAAATATTTCGTTTCTCCTGATTATTTTGAAGACGTTTGGGGCGACCCTGAAAACCCAGTATCTAATATCGTTTATGCTCCTAGAGGTGCTGGAAAAACTGCACAAAGGGTAATGATTGAAAAAAGAGCTCAACCAATTGACAATATACTTAGTATAACATACACTGAACATGATTTATCTAAATTCAAAAAAATTGAAGATGTAGATTCTAGTTATCATTTAGAGTATTTAAACAGGTTATTGCTTCTTTCCTTTTTTAATAGACTAAATGAATTACATGATTTTCAATACATATATCAATTTTCATATAAAGAAAGACAGTTCATATACAAACTTTGTAGAATATATTTATTTGAAACTCCTGCTTCATTTCCAAATCAAGCAATTAATTCTTTAAAATCTATTGAAGATCATGCTACAGATATCTGGAATAAATTTAGAACTCCATTTGCTGAAGTAATAAAAAAAATAAGTAAGGCAAAAGGAGTAGAAGTTGATATATCTAAAATTGAGTTCGATAAAAAAATTCAATTATCACACAAGGATAATCTATTTAATATTCGTTCATTTTTAGAAAGAGTAGGTATTGATACAATTTATGTTTTAGTAGATAAAGTAGATGAATTAAGTTTGACTGGTAATAACCCAAAAGCTAGTTACCTTTTTATCTCACAAATTATACGCGATTTAGAATTATTAGAAACACCTGGAATGGGTTTTAAATTTTTCCTTTGGGATGAATTAAAACAATATTGTGCAAAAGATGCAAGACCAGATAGAGTATATAGTTATCAATTAAAATGGACAGTTAAGCAAATAAGAGTAATGCTTAATAAAAGATTATCTGTTTTTAGTAATGGAAAAATCAAAGACGCATCTGCCCTTTTTGAAAAAAAAGAGAGCTTTGGAAGAGTCATTGTCTTTTCCGAATTTTCTCCAAGAGACTGCATAAGAATATGCAACAGAATATTATCTGAACAATTAAAAGAAAACCCAAATTCTTTAAAATTCCAACCTCATATAGTTAATAGAGCAATTGATATGTTTTGTAAAGAAAAAGTTGAGGAAATAATATTAAACCAAAGTAACTTAAGGCATTTAACAAAAATAAATGCTGTTTCATTTACAATTGAAGAATTAGTAACGAAAAAAGTAGCAGCTGATTCCCCTGCAATTAGGAATATAATTTTACCATGGACTAAATCAGAACTTTTAAAAAAAATAGGATTAGTAAAAAGAAAATCAAAGAAAGCAGTTAACGAATATGCTTTTTCAGATATTAGAATGGCTAGATATGCAAACCCATCTTTAGACTTAGATTCCTTTATTAAGAATAAGATTAGAAGATGTGTTGTTTCTGAATGCAAAACTTTTGCTTACAGGGATTTTGATAAAAAACATTATAATTGTTTAGAATGTAATACACATTTAATAAACTAA